Proteins encoded in a region of the Diadema setosum chromosome 7, eeDiaSeto1, whole genome shotgun sequence genome:
- the LOC140231127 gene encoding G-protein coupled receptor 54-like, which yields MNMTSTAVIETVSFVDFPNETGHEVDDGGYSGGHGGHGYPIIPEIALVILRFVKIFVDSVGIVGNTAVIILVVFCRDLRTTANYHFLNMALADVVLLLENILTQISYLINYDIFSSWMCVPNYLHTMTVQTSSLTLSALSIDRYKLIVHPLKNLQERTTMSVLSSLVGVWLLSLLLHAPVQIFSTRVGKYCMTLLPWKHGSLVYKIYTLLVLFVIPVLIVSFCNYQIARKLRRKRPGMSHGTSVVTSAALFQRTHDVAVSNADVEFRPPASEPAVPSDAKPSAAKKPGRARSMRLVITVALLYIMLYLPFYAFYAASIIPNALPRKLYYEGHVYASLLLLINSAINPYIYVLIGGNFRRQICQLLPCLRRKKTADNKYIDDCSKQNQFSNGITNTTSPDLEKSE from the exons ATGAATATGACGTCCACAGCTGTCATCGAGACAGTCAGTTTCGTGGATTTCCCAAACGAAACGGGACATGAAGTTGACGATGGCGGCTATTCCGGCGGCCACGGTGGACACGGATACCCCATCATACCCGAAATCGCCCTTGTCATTCTCAGGTTCGTCAAAATTTTCGTCGACAGCGTCGGTATCGTTGGCAACACCGCGGTCATCATCCTGGTCGTGTTTTGCCGGGACCTGAGGACGACGGCTAACTACCACTTTCTAAACATGGCGCTGGCCGATGTCGTGCTTCTGCTCGAAAATATTTTGACGCAGATCAGCTACCTCATCAATTATGACATCTTTTCATCGTGGATGTGCGTGCCTAACTACCTGCACACG ATGACAGTCCAGACGTCCTCCCTGACCCTCTCGGCCCTGTCTATTGACCGCTACAAGCTGATCGTCCATCCACTGAAGAACCTGCAGGAGCGGACAACCATGTCTGTTCTCTCCTCCCTTGTCGGAGTGTGGCTGC TGTCACTCCTTCTGCATGCTCCGGTACAAATATTTTCAACCCGGGTCGGAAAGTACTGCATGAcgctgttgccatggaaacatggCAGTCTCGTCTACAAGATCTACACACTGCTTGTGCTCTTCGTCATACCTGTCCTGATAGTCTCCTTCTGTAATTATCAAATCGCCAGGAAGCTGCGGCGAAAGCGACCAGGCATGTCGCATGGGACATCAGTAGTTACCTCCGCTGCCTTGTTCCAGCGTACTCATGACGTGGCCGTTTCAAACGCTGACGTTGAATTCCGGCCTCCTGCTTCAGAACCTGCCGTCCCAAGTGACGCAAAGCCATCGGCTGCTAAGAAACCTGGACGCGCTCGCAGCATGCGCCTGGTAATCACCGTGGCGTTACTTTACATTATGCTGTATCTCCCGTTTTACGCCTTCTACGCTGCATCAATCATTCCTAACGCCCTACCCCGGAAGCTGTACTACGAAGGCCACGTCTACGCGAGTCTATTGCTTCTGATCAACAGCGCCATAAATCCCTATATCTACGTGCTTATTGGCGGCAATTTCCGGCGCCAGATATGCCAGTTACTGCCGTGCTTACGTCGCAAGAAGACAGCGGACAATAAGTACATCGATGACTGTAGCAAACAAAATCAGTTCTCAAATGGTATCACAAACACCACTAGCCCGGACCTAGAGAAATCAGAATAG